A genome region from Geodermatophilus bullaregiensis includes the following:
- a CDS encoding phosphotransferase, translated as MRGDDEREVLLEGGIANRGRVVRAGDTVRRPLRPTSPATRALLDHLAGVGFTGAPRFLGVDEQGREILTYVPGSAVTPPYPAWALTDEALLSVARLLRDYHQAVAGFDPAPHGWPPSPPPAFTGELVSHNDVNLDNVVFRDGRAVALIDFDLASPGSRVWDVACAARLWAPLRPDRHIGDARRGRALDRLRLFADGYGLTDADRDRMAAAVLANHEWCYDVIGTAVANGHAAFSRYWTSGTMARAQETRQWYLDHADVLRAALG; from the coding sequence ATGCGCGGGGACGACGAGCGCGAGGTCCTGCTCGAGGGGGGCATCGCCAACCGGGGACGGGTGGTGCGGGCCGGCGACACCGTCCGGCGGCCGCTGCGGCCCACGAGCCCGGCGACCCGGGCGCTGCTGGACCACCTCGCCGGTGTCGGGTTCACCGGGGCACCCCGCTTCCTCGGGGTGGACGAGCAGGGCCGCGAGATCCTCACCTACGTCCCCGGCAGCGCCGTCACCCCGCCCTACCCCGCGTGGGCGCTGACCGACGAGGCCCTGCTCAGCGTGGCGAGGCTGTTGCGCGACTACCACCAGGCGGTGGCCGGCTTCGACCCCGCGCCGCACGGCTGGCCGCCGTCCCCGCCGCCCGCCTTCACCGGCGAGCTGGTCAGCCACAACGACGTCAATCTGGACAACGTGGTCTTCCGCGACGGGCGGGCGGTCGCCCTCATCGACTTCGACCTGGCCAGCCCCGGCTCCCGCGTGTGGGACGTCGCCTGCGCCGCCCGCCTGTGGGCACCGCTGCGGCCCGACCGCCACATCGGCGACGCCCGGCGCGGGCGGGCGCTGGACCGCCTCCGGCTGTTCGCCGACGGCTACGGGCTCACCGACGCCGACCGCGACCGGATGGCGGCGGCGGTCCTGGCCAACCACGAGTGGTGCTACGACGTGATCGGCACCGCCGTCGCCAACGGCCACGCCGCCTTCTCCCGCTACTGGACCAGCGGGACGATGGCGCGGGCGCAGGAGACCCGCCAGTGGTACCTCGACCACGCCGACGTGCTGCGGGCCGCGCTCGGCTGA
- a CDS encoding sugar-binding transcriptional regulator: MADDRTGPAGIVLSASVARRFYLDGRSKVEIADEFGLSRFKVARLLDAARESGLVRIEIRHEGEIDVESSVRLRDRYGLQHAVVVDTPDDDAASLRGHLGRAAAQLLAEVITPDDVLGLAWARAVSAMAEALPPLPGTPVVQLTGVLSLPGGPDTSVDVVRGVARASGGAAHVFYAPFTVPDAATARALRQQPEVASAFAQLPLVTKAVAGVGQWERGQSTLYDVVSDEDRAALHRLGVCADVSGVFLSADGDPVHAELSERMIGIGADQMREIPEVIVIPYGTAKARAVRAALRSGLVGGIVTHTALAHAVLEE; encoded by the coding sequence ATGGCCGACGACCGCACCGGGCCTGCCGGGATCGTCCTCAGCGCGTCCGTCGCGCGCCGCTTCTACCTGGACGGGCGCTCCAAGGTGGAGATCGCCGACGAGTTCGGGCTGAGCCGGTTCAAGGTCGCCCGCCTCCTCGACGCCGCGCGGGAGAGCGGGCTGGTCCGCATCGAGATCCGGCACGAGGGCGAGATCGACGTCGAGTCCTCGGTGCGGCTGCGCGACCGCTACGGCCTGCAGCACGCCGTCGTCGTCGACACCCCGGACGACGACGCGGCGTCCCTGCGCGGCCACCTCGGCCGCGCCGCCGCGCAGCTGCTGGCCGAGGTGATCACCCCCGACGACGTGCTGGGCCTGGCCTGGGCGCGGGCGGTGAGCGCGATGGCCGAGGCGCTGCCCCCGCTGCCCGGGACGCCGGTCGTCCAGCTCACCGGCGTCCTGTCGCTGCCCGGCGGGCCCGACACCTCGGTGGACGTCGTCCGCGGGGTGGCCCGGGCCTCGGGCGGCGCGGCGCACGTCTTCTACGCGCCGTTCACCGTCCCCGACGCCGCGACCGCGCGGGCGCTGCGACAGCAGCCGGAGGTCGCCAGCGCCTTCGCGCAGCTGCCACTGGTGACCAAGGCGGTCGCCGGGGTCGGCCAGTGGGAGCGCGGCCAGTCCACGCTGTACGACGTCGTGTCCGACGAGGACCGCGCCGCCCTGCACCGGCTCGGGGTGTGCGCCGACGTCTCCGGCGTCTTCCTGTCCGCCGACGGCGACCCGGTCCACGCAGAGCTGTCCGAGCGCATGATCGGGATCGGCGCGGACCAGATGCGCGAGATCCCCGAGGTCATCGTCATCCCCTACGGCACGGCCAAGGCCCGCGCCGTCCGCGCCGCCCTCCGCAGCGGCCTGGTCGGTGGCATCGTGACCCACACGGCACTGGCACACGCCGTCCTCGAGGAGTGA